Part of the Thamnophis elegans isolate rThaEle1 chromosome 10, rThaEle1.pri, whole genome shotgun sequence genome, AAATCTTACCATACATTTGCGACCATCCACCCCTGttaaatcctcttcaaattctgTCCCTATTTCAAAATCCATGATGTAGTTTTTAAAACTGCTTAGGGTTTTAATGATCATATGGTTTCCATCCTGAATAATCTCTTTGTCAGGTTTGAGCCTACTGGCTATTTTTCTCACTGCAATATTtacatctggaagaaaaaaagagaggctggaatattttataaaattaatgATCTAAAATTTGGGGAAACACTGAAAACTGCTGCTGTTTAAATCTAAAATTCAATATAGGTTAATATATTAatgtttccttttaaaataagattACGAGATCTGGCCTGAAAAAATCCAGACAATTTCTAGATTGAAGTCAATGAAAACTGGCTCTTTGCTGACTAAGATTTTTCTGTCCTCAATCTAGTTTCTTATTCTTGTGTGGAAATTTATGGTTTAAATTAGGGGGTGGGGGAATCTTCTTATAGTTTTAAACCTGCCCTTCCAAGTAATTAAATTTTGTACTTTATGCCGtatatagaataaataaaaatctagaaTCAAATTCTGATAATTTCATCTAGATAAATCTAAAATGCTGCAATTTGTATTATGTACTTTAtggattttatttctttcaaaattgCTTCAGTTCCTATTTAGTCAGAAGAGtaatattattaataaagaaACTAGCTTCTAAGAATATATTCATGCAAATTGCATATCTAGTGAAATCATATAATTCATCCTGAGGCTCAAATAAATggaaaaagtgaaaacaaaaatcTTACCTAGAGCTTTCAAATACTCCTCAAAATTCTCATTACTGAGCATTTTCCAATAACCATTGAAATCTGCAGGCATACTCCTGTTTGTTTTCTAGTTAAAAGTCTAAGTTTTTTTCTAGTGTTTTAATTCTGCACCAACCAGCTCAGTCCTTTTTCTACAAGCAAGTTTAAACTCTTAGTTCCTTTATCTGTTCGTCTAGCAATACAGCTAAGCTAGTTCCTTTAAGCTGATTAGCATTGAAGTGTTATTTTTAAGTTCTTCCACAAAGCTGAAAATTTTTGCTTGCGGGGTGGTTTGATTTCAATGGAATATGTCATTCCCCTTCTGCAGGACAGTTATAAGGTCACTGATTATCTGGATAGAGATTTTAACAATgctatatttttgcttttaaatgaCTAAATAAACAAGATGGCTTTTACTGATAATGGTAAGTTCTACCCACTGTTTGGAGAGGGAATTTTATTTAATAAGAATGATGCAATGTTATAGTCCTTAACAACTGGTTTCCTCTTTTGCAAAAAGAGGTTATACCACTAAAAAGGGATTATATTCTTTTATGTAGCCAAATTTGTTGAACAAACCATGCTTAATGAAGTTATTCCTTAGTGATATAAGATGACCATCTTTTAACTAGCTACTTAATAGATAGCTGAAAATGCACCAGGCGTTATTCATTCAACCTTGTATTATTGGACTAACATCCAGCATCTCTAGCAGAAGTGAGCATTTTATTAATCAGAACACGTTTTCAGCTAAGAGAATGTGAAGTCTTTTCAGGCTGAGGAATAAGCAGTACTTCACAGAAACCCATTAACTCCTGTGCAAGTAAGCaagtgaagaaaaaaatacatgttgTACTGCATTATTCAACAATATGCTGTTGCTTGAAGGGAATCACATTAGACTGTAAAGTCTTCTCGTCACTTAAAAATACAGCAGGGAAATTTTAACAATCCTAAATACTTTTCAGTGTAACATGAATGCAAGGTTAAATTAATTGAATTTGTtaatttggaatatttgttaAGCCTCTAAATAAAGagatatttgaaaaatattatcTGACTTCTACTGAATTATATTGTGTCATTAATTTCATgtattaattccaaaatcttcaaGATTGAGCTCAGTTATCAAAGCAATTTATTGAATTTTTGATgccttttatttaaatcttgaattatTAGTTTTAATACTTACACCCACATCCTGAGTTGATATGACTTCTTAAATGAAATGCTTGTAAGACAACCATGAGATAGAATAGTACGAACAAATGAAGTAACATGTTCAGAATAACATGTACACATTAACTTCAAAGATGTAGCATCTGAATTCAAACCTCAATAGCCAAGTCCTATATTGTAGCTATAAGGTACCTGAAAGTTGCCTGGAAAAGGCAATCTTCCTTTATCAGATGTTCATGCACTTACTTTTTCTGTTTAccctcaaaaaagaaaaggaatcttATTTAAGAATGGCAATGCTCAGACTAGCTATTTTAAGAAAGTGCATTGAAATTAGTTTCTGGAGGAAAGGAAATTTTTATCACAATCAACTag contains:
- the LOC116514002 gene encoding retinol-binding protein 1-like, translating into MPADFNGYWKMLSNENFEEYLKALDVNIAVRKIASRLKPDKEIIQDGNHMIIKTLSSFKNYIMDFEIGTEFEEDLTGVDGRKCMSCVTWDGDKLLCVQKGEKEDRGWNQWIEGNEMHLEIRACGVKCKQVFKKVQ